One genomic region from Nocardioides plantarum encodes:
- a CDS encoding TIGR03084 family metal-binding protein: MTLLDDLLADLDAEGDRLREVVAVLDADGWATPTLAEGWTVATQVAHLLWTDEAATAAARAHLEPEPWDAIVRAGAADIDHFVDDGAHELAALAPIELLTGWDAARVALADALRAVPAGQKMPWFGPPMSAASMVTARFMETWAHALDVHAALGLEAEQTDRIRHVAHLGVRTRGFSFVNRGLDVPPADVRVVLTAPSGDTWEWGDADAAESVTGSALDFCALVTQRVHRGDTDLVAVGPGADAWLDVAQAFAGPPGPGRVSRQARQPRESS; encoded by the coding sequence ATGACGCTGCTCGACGACCTGCTCGCCGACCTCGACGCCGAGGGCGACCGCCTGCGTGAGGTCGTCGCCGTCCTCGACGCCGACGGGTGGGCCACGCCGACGCTGGCGGAGGGTTGGACCGTCGCCACCCAGGTCGCCCACCTGCTCTGGACCGACGAGGCCGCCACCGCCGCCGCCCGCGCCCACCTCGAGCCCGAGCCCTGGGACGCGATCGTGCGGGCCGGCGCGGCCGACATCGACCACTTCGTCGACGACGGCGCCCACGAGCTCGCCGCCCTCGCCCCGATCGAGCTGCTCACCGGCTGGGACGCCGCCCGCGTCGCCCTGGCCGACGCCCTGCGCGCGGTGCCCGCGGGGCAGAAGATGCCGTGGTTCGGTCCGCCGATGTCGGCGGCCTCGATGGTCACCGCACGGTTCATGGAGACCTGGGCCCACGCGCTCGACGTCCACGCCGCCCTGGGGCTCGAGGCCGAGCAGACCGACCGGATCCGCCACGTCGCCCACCTCGGCGTACGCACCCGCGGGTTCTCCTTCGTCAACCGCGGCCTCGACGTGCCGCCGGCCGACGTACGCGTCGTGCTGACCGCGCCGAGCGGCGACACCTGGGAGTGGGGCGACGCCGACGCGGCCGAGTCGGTGACCGGCAGCGCGCTCGACTTCTGCGCCCTGGTCACCCAGCGGGTCCACCGCGGCGACACCGACCTCGTCGCCGTCGGTCCCGGCGCCGACGCGTGGCTCGACGTCGCCCAGGCCTTCGCCGGGCCACCCGGACCCGGCCGTGTGTCTCGACAGGCTCGACAGCCGAGGGAGTCATCGTGA
- a CDS encoding acyclic terpene utilization AtuA family protein, translated as MSVLRIGNCSGFYGDRLSAMREMLEGSVDGQGLDVLTGDYLAELTMLILGKDTMKDPSLGYARTFVRQVEDTLGLALERGVRIVSNAGGLNPAGLAERLREVARGLGLDPAIAHVEGDDVRSLSFDGALTANAYLGGFGIAAALRAGADIVVTGRVTDASLVVGPAVAHHGWTDTSYDELAGAVVAGHVLECGTQATGGNFSGFKDLPLDGRPLGFPLAEIAADGSFVVTKHDDTGGAVTVDTVTAQLVYEIQTTRYLGPDVTTHLDTIRLAPAGPDRVRVDGVRGEAPPERLKVCVNTLGGFRNTMELVLTGLDIDAKADWVRSQVDGALTAATVSWTRTALPTPGADTEEGSSCLLRVTAMDAEAGPVGKAFTGPLVELALGSYPGFTMTAPPGPPTPYGVYRPEYVDRAAVTHTVVHADGTREVVADPPAYAVVDESIGRRPSPFPAPHDTVTRRVPFGSFVHARSGDKGGDANLGLWVAHGVSTGSTTEDGSTTEDGSTTEDGSTTEDGALYAARVTWLSKFVTARRVRELVPEAADLEVEVYLLPNLGAVNVLIRGLLGEGVAASTRFDPQAKGLGEWVRSRSVHIQEGLL; from the coding sequence GTGAGCGTCCTGCGCATCGGCAACTGCTCCGGCTTCTACGGCGACCGCCTGTCGGCGATGCGCGAGATGCTGGAGGGGAGCGTCGACGGCCAGGGCCTCGACGTCCTCACCGGCGACTACCTCGCCGAGCTGACCATGCTGATCCTCGGCAAGGACACGATGAAGGACCCGAGCCTCGGCTACGCGCGCACCTTCGTCCGTCAGGTCGAGGACACCCTGGGCCTGGCCCTCGAGCGTGGTGTCCGCATCGTCAGCAACGCCGGGGGGCTCAACCCCGCCGGGCTCGCCGAGCGGCTGCGCGAGGTGGCCCGCGGCCTCGGCCTCGACCCCGCGATCGCCCACGTCGAGGGCGACGACGTCCGGTCGCTCTCGTTTGACGGCGCCCTGACCGCCAACGCCTACCTCGGCGGGTTCGGCATCGCCGCAGCGCTGCGCGCCGGCGCCGACATCGTGGTCACCGGCCGCGTCACCGACGCCTCGCTCGTCGTGGGCCCGGCCGTCGCCCACCACGGCTGGACCGACACGTCGTACGACGAGCTCGCCGGCGCGGTGGTCGCGGGGCACGTCCTCGAGTGCGGCACCCAGGCCACCGGCGGCAACTTCTCCGGCTTCAAGGACCTGCCCCTCGACGGCCGGCCGCTGGGCTTCCCGCTGGCCGAGATCGCCGCCGACGGGTCGTTCGTGGTGACCAAGCACGACGACACCGGCGGCGCCGTCACCGTCGACACCGTCACCGCCCAGCTGGTCTACGAGATCCAGACGACGCGCTACCTCGGACCCGACGTCACCACCCACCTCGACACGATCCGTCTCGCACCGGCCGGGCCCGACCGGGTGCGCGTCGACGGCGTCCGCGGCGAGGCCCCGCCCGAGCGGCTCAAGGTCTGCGTCAACACCCTGGGTGGGTTCCGCAACACCATGGAGCTCGTCCTCACCGGCCTCGACATCGACGCCAAGGCCGACTGGGTGCGCTCGCAGGTAGACGGCGCCCTCACCGCCGCCACCGTCAGCTGGACCCGTACCGCCCTCCCGACCCCAGGTGCCGACACCGAGGAGGGCTCGTCCTGCCTGCTGCGCGTCACCGCGATGGACGCCGAGGCCGGCCCGGTCGGCAAGGCGTTCACCGGTCCGCTCGTCGAGCTCGCGCTCGGCTCCTACCCCGGCTTCACGATGACCGCGCCGCCCGGCCCGCCGACCCCCTACGGCGTCTACCGCCCCGAGTACGTCGACCGCGCGGCCGTCACCCACACCGTCGTCCACGCCGACGGCACCCGCGAGGTCGTGGCCGACCCCCCGGCGTACGCCGTCGTCGACGAGAGCATCGGCCGCCGACCCTCGCCCTTCCCGGCCCCGCACGACACCGTCACCCGTCGGGTCCCGTTCGGGTCGTTCGTGCACGCGCGCTCCGGCGACAAGGGCGGCGACGCCAACCTCGGGCTGTGGGTCGCCCACGGGGTCTCGACAGGCTCGACCACCGAGGACGGCTCGACCACCGAGGACGGCTCGACCACCGAGGACGGCTCGACCACCGAGGACGGCGCCCTGTACGCCGCCCGCGTGACCTGGCTGTCCAAGTTCGTCACCGCGCGCCGCGTGCGCGAGCTGGTGCCGGAGGCCGCCGACCTCGAGGTCGAGGTCTACCTGCTGCCCAACCTCGGCGCCGTCAACGTGCTGATCCGCGGCCTCCTCGGCGAGGGCGTGGCCGCCTCCACCCGCTTCGACCCCCAGGCCAAGGGCCTGGGCGAGTGGGTCCGCTCGCGCTCCGTCCACATCCAAGAGGGGTTGCTGTGA
- a CDS encoding acyl-CoA dehydrogenase family protein yields the protein MDFAPSAQAADLTERVRAFLAEELEPVERDYHRDLAAARLAGTAWQPLPLIEELKTKARERGLWNLFLPAGHSDPYGEGLSNVDYAPIAELTGRSAIAPLVLNCNAPDTGNMEVLLKYGTEAQKQEWLEPLLAGEIRSAFAMTEPDVASSDATNMAATAVVDGDEMVINGRKWWTSGIGHPDCRVMIFMGLTDPDADRHHQHTMVLVPRDAPGVKVERMLSTMGFQDEPLGHGEVSFTDVRVPLTNVIGGPGEAFAIAQGRLGPGRVHHCMRLIGLAELALELACKRALERTAFGKPIANLGGNRERIAEARIAIDSVRLLVLNAAWKLDQGGPLNALSEVAQIKVSAPNVAQQVIDMAIQLHGGGGLSDDHPLAGAWTTARALRLADGPDEVHRGVVARLELGKYGARR from the coding sequence GTGGACTTCGCCCCTTCTGCCCAAGCCGCCGACCTCACCGAGCGCGTACGCGCGTTCCTGGCCGAGGAGCTCGAGCCCGTCGAGCGCGACTACCACCGCGACCTCGCCGCCGCGCGGCTCGCGGGCACCGCCTGGCAGCCGCTGCCGCTGATCGAGGAGCTCAAGACCAAGGCGCGCGAGCGCGGCTTGTGGAACCTCTTCCTCCCCGCCGGGCACAGCGACCCGTACGGCGAGGGCCTGAGCAACGTCGACTACGCGCCGATCGCCGAGCTGACCGGCCGCTCCGCGATCGCGCCGCTCGTCCTCAACTGCAACGCCCCCGACACCGGCAACATGGAGGTGCTGCTCAAGTACGGCACCGAGGCGCAGAAGCAGGAGTGGCTCGAGCCGCTGCTCGCCGGCGAGATCCGCAGTGCGTTCGCGATGACCGAGCCCGACGTCGCCTCCTCCGACGCCACCAACATGGCCGCGACGGCGGTCGTCGACGGCGACGAGATGGTCATCAACGGCCGCAAGTGGTGGACCTCCGGCATCGGCCACCCCGACTGCCGCGTGATGATCTTCATGGGCCTCACCGACCCCGACGCCGACCGGCACCACCAGCACACCATGGTGCTCGTGCCGCGTGACGCCCCGGGCGTGAAGGTCGAGCGGATGCTGTCGACGATGGGCTTCCAGGACGAGCCGCTCGGCCACGGCGAGGTGTCGTTCACCGACGTCCGGGTGCCGCTGACCAACGTCATCGGTGGTCCGGGCGAGGCGTTCGCGATCGCCCAGGGTCGCCTCGGGCCGGGCCGCGTCCACCACTGCATGAGGCTGATCGGCCTCGCCGAGCTGGCCCTCGAGCTGGCCTGCAAGCGGGCCCTGGAGCGCACCGCGTTCGGCAAGCCGATCGCCAACCTCGGCGGCAACCGCGAGCGCATCGCCGAGGCCCGCATCGCCATCGACTCGGTGCGGCTCCTGGTGCTCAACGCCGCCTGGAAGCTCGACCAGGGCGGCCCGCTCAACGCGCTGTCCGAGGTTGCCCAGATCAAGGTCTCGGCGCCCAACGTCGCCCAGCAGGTGATCGACATGGCCATCCAGCTGCACGGCGGCGGCGGCCTGTCCGACGACCACCCGCTCGCCGGCGCCTGGACCACGGCCCGCGCGCTGCGCCTGGCCGACGGCCCCGACGAGGTGCACCGCGGCGTCGTCGCGCGCCTCGAGCTCGGCAAGTACGGCGCCCGCCGGTGA
- a CDS encoding phosphotransferase family protein encodes MTGPTPDPSSSAVRDEDAFDVPAVAAYLGRGPIAGVRQFRGGASNLTYLLQYDADVTGQPDLVLRRPPAGAKARGAHDMAREHDVQAALAPVFPQVPAMVALCTDESVIGSEFYVMEKVAGAIPRQDFGFPVSPEQADNLCDRALDTLVALHGVDVDAVPALTALNRGDGYVARQVGGWTRRFADARTDDTGDWSDVLAWLDEHQPADVAQRLIHNDFRLDNLVLDPDTLGVRAVLDWEMATVGDPLMDLGGALAYWVEATDDEVFQLFRRQPTTTPGMWTRDRLVDAYLERSGLSLPDGGWRFYEVFGLFRLAVIAQQIWYRYVHRQTTNESYAVFGPAVGYLETRCRGLLSGGAS; translated from the coding sequence GTGACCGGGCCGACCCCTGACCCCTCCAGCTCGGCGGTCCGCGACGAGGACGCCTTCGACGTCCCCGCGGTGGCGGCGTACCTCGGGCGTGGCCCCATCGCCGGCGTCCGCCAGTTCCGCGGCGGCGCCAGCAACCTCACCTACCTCCTGCAGTACGACGCCGACGTGACCGGGCAGCCCGACCTGGTCCTGCGGCGTCCGCCGGCCGGCGCCAAGGCCAGGGGCGCCCACGACATGGCCCGCGAGCACGACGTCCAGGCCGCGCTCGCGCCGGTGTTTCCCCAGGTGCCCGCGATGGTCGCGCTGTGCACCGACGAGTCCGTCATCGGCAGCGAGTTCTACGTCATGGAGAAGGTCGCGGGCGCCATCCCGCGCCAGGACTTCGGCTTCCCGGTCTCGCCCGAGCAGGCCGACAACCTCTGCGACCGCGCTCTCGACACCCTCGTCGCCCTCCACGGCGTCGACGTCGACGCGGTACCGGCCCTGACCGCGCTCAACCGGGGTGACGGCTACGTCGCCCGGCAGGTCGGCGGCTGGACCAGGCGGTTCGCCGACGCGCGTACCGACGACACCGGCGACTGGAGCGACGTGCTCGCCTGGCTCGACGAGCACCAGCCGGCCGACGTCGCCCAGCGGCTCATCCACAACGACTTCCGGCTCGACAACCTCGTCCTCGACCCCGACACCCTCGGCGTACGCGCCGTCCTCGACTGGGAGATGGCGACCGTCGGCGACCCGCTGATGGACCTCGGCGGCGCGCTGGCCTACTGGGTCGAGGCGACCGACGACGAGGTGTTCCAGCTCTTCCGCCGCCAGCCGACCACGACCCCCGGCATGTGGACCCGCGACCGTCTCGTCGACGCCTACCTCGAGCGCTCCGGGCTGTCGCTGCCTGACGGCGGCTGGCGGTTCTACGAGGTGTTCGGGCTGTTCCGGCTCGCCGTGATCGCCCAGCAGATCTGGTACCGCTACGTGCACCGGCAGACCACCAACGAGTCCTACGCCGTCTTCGGGCCGGCCGTCGGCTACCTCGAGACCCGCTGCCGCGGGCTGCTCAGCGGCGGGGCGAGCTGA
- a CDS encoding TetR/AcrR family transcriptional regulator — MTTVPTTRVPQEERTRAMRARLLEATVDCLVERGFTGTSTTLVSERAGVSRGAQLHHFPSKNALVLAAVEHLTVVRGAELAAAAARLPTGATRTRAVLEMLGDHFASPVFFAALELWVAARTDEALLAAVAPLEQRVGREAHRLVVDALGADEAQPGVRELVQATLDLVRGLGLATTITDDAKRRGRILDQWALVLDTHLQGSPS; from the coding sequence GTGACCACCGTCCCGACCACCCGCGTCCCGCAGGAGGAGCGCACCCGGGCAATGCGGGCGCGGCTGCTCGAGGCGACCGTCGACTGCCTGGTCGAGCGCGGCTTCACCGGTACGTCGACCACGCTGGTCTCCGAGCGGGCCGGGGTGAGTCGGGGTGCGCAGCTGCACCACTTCCCGAGCAAGAACGCCCTGGTGCTGGCCGCCGTCGAGCACCTCACGGTGGTGCGCGGCGCCGAGCTGGCCGCCGCCGCCGCGCGGCTGCCGACCGGCGCGACCCGCACCCGGGCGGTCCTCGAGATGCTGGGCGACCACTTCGCCTCGCCGGTGTTCTTCGCCGCGCTCGAGCTGTGGGTCGCCGCCCGCACCGACGAGGCCCTGCTGGCCGCGGTCGCCCCGCTCGAGCAGCGGGTCGGGCGCGAGGCACACCGGCTGGTCGTCGACGCCCTCGGTGCCGACGAGGCGCAGCCCGGCGTCCGCGAGCTGGTGCAGGCCACCCTCGACCTGGTCCGCGGCCTCGGCCTGGCGACCACCATCACCGACGACGCCAAGCGCCGCGGTCGCATCCTCGACCAGTGGGCCCTGGTGCTCGACACCCATCTCCAGGGGAGCCCGTCATGA
- a CDS encoding acyl-CoA dehydrogenase family protein, with protein MSDLHDLGAEFTRREVLPHLDRWEDDGTLPRELHQAAARQGLLGVGFPEEVGGGGGDLLDTTDLQEGMFAAGASSGLMAGLFTHGIALPHVVSAAMKSGDHDLVDRFVRPTLAGELIGSLAVTEPGGGSDVAAVRTTAVRGGDHYVVNGAKTFITSGTRADYVTTAVRTGGPGHAGLSLLVVETDTPGFTVDRSLRKMGWHCSDTAELSYVDVRVPVANLVGVEGHGFYQIAEQFVVERLGLATHAYGIAGRALELTAAYARQRETFGKPLVANQVVRHKLVEMRRQVEVARVYAREVARRHVAGESVIAEACLAKQTACDAATYVVDQAVQLHGGAGYMHGTEVERHYRDARILPIGGGATEVLTDLAAKLMGYAS; from the coding sequence ATGAGCGATCTCCACGACCTCGGCGCCGAGTTCACCCGTCGCGAGGTGCTGCCCCACCTCGACCGGTGGGAGGACGACGGCACCCTGCCGCGCGAGCTGCACCAGGCCGCGGCCAGGCAGGGCCTGCTCGGTGTCGGGTTCCCCGAGGAGGTCGGCGGCGGCGGGGGAGACCTGCTCGACACCACCGACCTGCAGGAGGGCATGTTCGCCGCGGGGGCGTCGTCCGGGCTGATGGCGGGGCTGTTCACCCACGGCATCGCGCTGCCCCATGTCGTCTCGGCGGCGATGAAGTCCGGTGACCACGACCTCGTCGACCGGTTCGTGCGCCCGACCCTGGCCGGTGAGCTGATCGGCTCGCTGGCCGTCACCGAGCCGGGTGGCGGGTCCGACGTCGCCGCCGTACGGACGACGGCCGTGCGCGGCGGCGACCACTACGTCGTCAACGGCGCCAAGACCTTCATCACCTCCGGCACCCGCGCCGACTACGTGACGACCGCCGTACGCACCGGAGGCCCGGGTCATGCCGGCCTCTCGCTGCTGGTCGTCGAGACGGACACGCCCGGCTTCACCGTCGACCGCAGTCTGCGCAAGATGGGCTGGCACTGCTCCGACACCGCCGAGCTGTCCTACGTCGACGTCCGGGTCCCGGTCGCCAACCTGGTCGGGGTGGAGGGCCACGGCTTCTACCAGATCGCCGAGCAGTTCGTCGTGGAGCGACTCGGGCTCGCGACCCACGCCTACGGCATCGCCGGCCGCGCGCTCGAGCTCACCGCGGCGTACGCCCGCCAGCGCGAGACCTTCGGCAAGCCGCTCGTCGCCAACCAGGTCGTGCGACACAAGCTGGTCGAGATGCGCCGCCAGGTCGAGGTCGCCCGGGTCTACGCCCGCGAGGTCGCGCGCCGCCACGTCGCCGGCGAGAGCGTCATCGCCGAGGCGTGCCTGGCCAAGCAGACCGCGTGCGACGCGGCGACGTACGTCGTTGACCAGGCCGTCCAGCTGCACGGCGGCGCGGGATACATGCACGGCACCGAGG
- a CDS encoding DoxX family protein, whose protein sequence is MSQTLRVVGRVLLAAALGVAGIAHFARTDEFLGQVPTFLPWRDAIVIVSGVVELILAIALLTLRGKRLALLGWVVALFFVAVFPGNVWQAVHGSSSFGLDTTTSRVVRLFFQPLLVVWALWCTGAWARRDRWRPTRAIERVEGS, encoded by the coding sequence ATGAGCCAGACGCTGCGCGTGGTGGGCCGGGTGCTGCTCGCCGCGGCGCTCGGCGTCGCCGGGATCGCCCACTTCGCCCGGACCGACGAGTTCCTGGGCCAGGTCCCGACGTTCCTGCCGTGGCGCGACGCGATCGTGATCGTCTCCGGGGTCGTGGAGCTCATCCTGGCGATCGCGCTGCTGACGCTGCGCGGCAAGCGGCTCGCGCTGCTGGGGTGGGTGGTCGCGCTCTTCTTCGTCGCCGTCTTCCCCGGCAACGTGTGGCAGGCCGTCCACGGGTCGTCCTCCTTCGGCCTCGACACGACCACGAGCCGCGTCGTACGGCTGTTCTTCCAGCCGCTGCTCGTCGTCTGGGCGCTGTGGTGCACGGGGGCCTGGGCGCGGCGGGACCGGTGGCGCCCGACCCGCGCAATCGAACGGGTTGAGGGGTCCTAA
- a CDS encoding histidine phosphatase family protein produces the protein MGVVLLVRHGQASFGADDYDVLSPTGWEQGRALGSWLTGAGVSPTSLWRGDMRRHRETLEAMTQTAGWTDLPEATVDPEWDEFDHLGIVAGFAELTDAFGGGGAPTDRRAFQRVFEQATARWTAGEGEYDETWAGFVARVRSALARVAASAGSGETAVVVTSGGVIAVLAAALVDPDDEDPAALARRWSRLNAVTVNSSVTRLVVGSTGARVLTFNEHAHLGGDLLTYR, from the coding sequence ATGGGGGTCGTGCTGCTGGTCCGCCACGGCCAGGCGTCCTTCGGGGCCGACGACTACGACGTGCTGTCCCCGACCGGGTGGGAGCAGGGCCGGGCCCTCGGCTCGTGGCTGACCGGCGCGGGGGTCTCCCCGACGTCGCTGTGGCGGGGCGACATGCGCCGGCACCGCGAGACGCTCGAGGCCATGACTCAGACGGCCGGCTGGACCGACCTGCCCGAGGCGACGGTCGACCCCGAGTGGGACGAGTTCGACCACCTCGGCATCGTCGCGGGCTTCGCCGAGCTCACCGACGCCTTCGGAGGAGGAGGCGCCCCGACCGACCGGCGCGCCTTCCAGCGGGTCTTCGAGCAGGCCACCGCGCGGTGGACCGCCGGCGAGGGCGAGTACGACGAGACGTGGGCCGGGTTCGTGGCCCGCGTGCGCTCCGCGCTGGCCCGGGTCGCGGCGTCGGCCGGCTCGGGCGAGACCGCCGTCGTCGTCACCTCCGGCGGCGTGATCGCGGTGCTCGCGGCCGCGCTCGTCGACCCCGACGACGAGGACCCGGCCGCGCTGGCTCGCCGGTGGTCGCGCCTCAACGCGGTGACCGTCAACTCGTCGGTGACCCGCCTCGTGGTCGGCTCGACCGGCGCCCGGGTGCTCACCTTCAACGAGCACGCCCACCTCGGCGGCGACCTGCTCACCTACCGCTGA
- a CDS encoding PfkB family carbohydrate kinase, translating into MTLEPQGVVVVVGGINQDVVVRAERRPGAGETVVGDGPAVVPGGKGANTAVAAARAGASVVMCGAVGDDDAGRAQVVALAAEHVDTRGVRERVGTATGVAMIVVTPDGENSIAVGRGANATVTGPDVRRACAGAAVVLAQTEVGAEPADWAAAACAGRFVLSLAPVLPLRAETLALADPVVLNETEAAEVVGRAADDPAAAVLAATGARAVVVTLGARGAAWADGASSGRVAGHLVAADDVVDTTGAGDCFTGTLAARLAAGDSLELAVTVAVAAAAESVRRPGARRPGLSDGGQSGTP; encoded by the coding sequence ATGACGCTCGAGCCGCAGGGCGTGGTCGTCGTGGTCGGCGGGATCAACCAGGACGTCGTCGTGCGAGCCGAGCGTCGTCCGGGTGCCGGCGAGACCGTGGTCGGCGACGGCCCGGCGGTGGTCCCGGGCGGCAAGGGAGCCAACACGGCCGTCGCGGCGGCCCGGGCCGGGGCGTCGGTGGTGATGTGCGGCGCCGTCGGCGACGACGACGCGGGCCGGGCCCAGGTCGTCGCCCTCGCCGCCGAGCACGTCGACACTCGCGGCGTACGGGAGCGGGTCGGCACGGCCACCGGCGTCGCGATGATCGTGGTGACGCCCGACGGCGAGAACTCCATCGCCGTGGGCCGCGGCGCCAACGCGACCGTCACCGGGCCCGACGTACGCCGGGCCTGCGCCGGCGCCGCGGTGGTGCTCGCGCAGACCGAGGTCGGCGCGGAGCCGGCCGACTGGGCCGCGGCGGCCTGCGCCGGACGGTTCGTGCTGAGCCTGGCGCCGGTGCTCCCGCTGCGCGCCGAGACCCTCGCACTGGCCGACCCGGTGGTGCTCAACGAGACGGAGGCGGCCGAGGTCGTCGGTCGTGCGGCCGACGACCCCGCCGCGGCGGTGCTCGCGGCGACGGGCGCGCGAGCGGTCGTGGTCACCCTCGGCGCCCGCGGCGCGGCCTGGGCGGACGGTGCCTCGTCGGGCCGGGTCGCCGGCCACCTCGTCGCGGCCGACGACGTCGTTGACACCACGGGCGCCGGCGACTGCTTCACCGGCACCCTCGCCGCCCGACTCGCAGCCGGTGACAGCCTCGAGCTGGCGGTCACGGTCGCGGTGGCGGCCGCCGCTGAGTCGGTACGCCGGCCCGGCGCCCGGCGCCCGGGGCTGAGCGACGGGGGTCAGTCGGGCACGCCGTAG